A stretch of DNA from Lotus japonicus ecotype B-129 chromosome 4, LjGifu_v1.2:
AGAAGCAGTTTGAAGTTGTAAATTGTTGAGATTGTtagtaaaaatgatttcaatgaaGGAATCATGCTGGCGACTCCACCTGATGCAGAGATATGCATTGATTTAAAGGTTAACGGAGATGAGGGGACACAAGAATAGGAGCTTGGCGCCTTCTGCTGGAAATGCAGAGGAAAACATAGCTAGAGAAATGGTTCTTTTCATAAGAGAAGAGGAAAAATAGAGAAGAAACAAAAGTAAGCAAATGTTGTCTAATTCATTTTCGATAGAGGTATCTGTTTTCTACTTAAACTGAAATTGAATCTATCCTCTTTTTTTACAGAGGAGCTCGCTTTATTTCTCCCCCACGACACTATCGGTATGTTAATCctctcattcattcattcattataTTTATTCAATGATTATTCCAGACGAAAGATGTGTAGGTTTAAATCTAGAAGCATCTGTTctacataaaaaaataataagtttTGTGCCTTTTCAAGGTGGCCTGGAACTAGATCAAAGGTTTTTCTGTTAGCACAAATGGTCACAACAAAACTTTGTTTGCTGAACAAGAATCACAACGGATCGTGCATGCTACGAAATATGGCACTGTTGCTCATCTTAGTTTCTGGGTATTCAACGCGTTTCAGGTCTGAATTGAGAACATCCATTGTCTATTTCTTTCAATTGATCTTACAAAGTAAGTGATTCATTTAAATTGTGTCTAATCGAACTTATAAGAGAGTAGCAAATCAGAACAtgtctccttttttttttcattttattatgtTCATGTGAAGCCtctacttttttatttcattttagtcCATTTGATTATAAGGTGGTTTTGTCTTTGTCTCACATGGGTCattcttaatttaattattaataatgttGTATGTCAAGCTTATTCTAGAGTTGATTTCGCATAATAAATTAGAGTAGATGGAGGATCTCACTAAATGGCTCAAGCTTTACGTTTGATGGTTTAAGTAAGTCGAAGGTTATGtccaagaaaaaagaaaagcttCAGTGACCTAGACTCTACTGAAAAGAACTGCATTGATTAAAGGAAACTCACTTCAGTTAAGTTTCGTGTATTGCTTTTTAGAACGTCAATATAATTTTTCcaataaaagaataattttgCTGCTTACTTTTTCCAATAAATCAAAAGCTTCAATGTGTGGATATGACAAGACGTTATCAAATTGGTACGTTATCAAGCGCTTCAAATTTACAGGGTAGACACATTTGCTACTGAGGCTATGTTTTTGGAGTGGTGGAAATTTAAGACTAAAGGAAgttcaaataattatttttcccaGAAAAAGGGTATAAAGATGAATAACTTTGCAAGTTGATTTTGCTTTTGCTAAATTGCTTGGcttgggaaaaaaaaattgattcctATTTTTTTTCTACTTCAATTTCTCCTAACTCATATTCAACTTTTTGTTTACAGAAGAGGTTTGCTAGGGTTGGACTATAAATAGAATGATTTGGAGAACTAATTCTGAAGAGAATCACAGTCGAGAGGGAATTGACAATTGCTATGGATGGTGAAAGGAGAATCCTTGCTCCATCAGAGGGGACTTTCGGAAAATTAGAGCATTGCATGGGTAGTCTTCTAATTCCtctatcttttctattttttcactactttcaatatgttagaagtctcacattggctagagatagagcatagatagcctctaatatggtatcagagcctatcctagatccatttgttgtttgatGTGGAGACCTCCCGTAATTGGGTCACTCGTTGTTGTTGATTCgacgttccaggttgttcaatcctggacgtgagggggtgtgttagaagtctcacattgactagagatagagcatagatagcctctAATACAATATTTGTTTGTTCTGTTGATCATAGATAGCTCTCTAGGCTCTAGCAACTTGATCTAAGACGTTTGGTGAGGTTAAATGGATGAATTTGAAACGGATGTGAGATATTAAAAGTTGTTAATTTGTACCAGATGTGGGGTGAATTTAGTTTTATGTAACCATTAGTTAATTAGATAATTAGAAGAGCTGAAGATGAATAGCTATGAATGAGTCTCATCCATTGGTTGTTTATGCATTGTTGGTTGAGCTTTTGTTGAACCAAACTATAGATGATGAAGAAACATTAAAAGTGATTAATTTTTAACGGGTGAGAGACATTAGAAGTTATCAATTTGTAACATATGAGAGATATTAAAAGTGACTAATTTGTAAAGTGTGGAGAAACATTAGAACTGATTATTTTGTAACGGATGTGAGACATTAAAAGTTGTTAATTTGTAACAAATGAGAGGTGAATTTAGTTTTATGTAACCATTAGTTAATTAGATAATTAGAAGAGTTGAAGATGAATAGCTATGAATGAGTCCCATAAATAATATATAGATAGTAGATAGAAGTGATTATTTTGTAACCATTGGTTGTTTATGCATTGTTGGTTTTGGTTGAACCAAACTATAGATGATGAAGAAACATTAAAAGTGATTAATTTGTAACGGGTGAGAGACATTAAGAGTTATTAATTTGTAACGTATGAGAGATATTAAAAGTGACTAATTTGTAAAGTCTGAAGAAACATTAGAACTGATTATTTTGTAACGGATGTGAGACATTAAAAGTTGTTAATTTGTAACAAATGAGAGGAGAATTTAGTTTTATGTAACCATTAGTTAATTAGATAATTAGAAGAGCTAAAGATGAATAGCTATAAATGAGTCTCATAAATAATATATAGATAGTAGATAGAAGTGATTATTTTGTAACCATTGGTTGTTTATGCATTGTTGGTTGTTGAACCAAACTATAGATGATGAAGAAACATTAAAAGTGATTAATTTGTAACGGGTGAGAGACATTAAAAGTTATTAATTTGTAACATATGAGGGATATTAAAAGTGACTAATTTGTAAAGTGTGGAGAAACATTAGAACTAATTATTTTGTAACGGATGTGAGACATTAAAAGTTGTTAGTTTGTAACAGATGAGAGGTGAATTTAGTTTTATGTAACCATTAgtttattagataattagaaTAGCTGAAGTGAATAACTATGAATGAGTCTCTATCTTAGGTTTCCTGTAGttccaacaattttttttctataaaaatgcataattaaaacaataattgcTTAAAATTGAAATGATGTGGTTGTTTTATCCCTTATTTTACTGACAAGCTTGATTTTTCATGTTATTTGACACTGCAACTCTTCCCTCCAACGAATTTTCTAGGTTCTTTGAAGATgaattctctcttctctcataCTTTTGTTCACTACAACACGCCGCCAAACATGCATGCTTCCCAACAGCATCCTCAGGGGCAGCTCCCAAAATCATAAAATTCGCTACAATGAGTTTGTAACTTTAAGAGCTTAATGTGGCTTTGATGGGTGTCTTTGCATTCAACAATTGAGTTTGTGCCAGTATTTTGTGCTGTGAAATATATTTGCCGGGAACATCCAAAGGATTTCCTTCTTGGGACGCATAAATGATTGGTATATATGATACTGGCAGAGAGACATACCGTTTGAAGCTTGCTGATTTTTATAGGCACAATCATTTTTTAATGAGTTCAATGCAAACCTTATAAATTTTTTGGATTCTTTAACTGAATCTTATGAAGGCTGGTGCTTTGCTACGATGTACATAAATGAGCCCTCAGTCTGgccattgataaaaaaaattgtagttcAGATTCTAATTATTTGTCTTACTTCTTATGCTTGactttttttgggtacattATTCTAATTTGATTTACACTTTAGGGAGGTGGTTGTGGCTTCTCCTATCTTTACAGCCATTGAATTCCATCCGCATAAAAACTAACATAATGATTTTACGGGTACTATAGCATAAATTAATATGAATTTGGTATTTAGAAGTGCTTCCTCTATTCCCCTTGCTTAAGCTTGCAATTTAAAGTTTGAGTTTGCCATAGGCAGCGACTTTTcacttaattttgaaaataataatttaaaatatagttaataaatgaataatttGTTTTGATATACCCTCCCCTCCAAGTACTAATTTTCTACTAACTCTTtttgttctctttttttttttgaacaaactCTTTTTGTTCTCTACTTATCCTATTCATGtgtctttttgttttgttagCTCAAAAAGATATATTGCCTCAACTATTTGTAATAATTATTAAGTAATTATATAAAACTCACCAACGACAAGACACGCAAAAAAATTTAACACCTAAAAAACATTCATTACAGAAAGAAAAACTtgcaaatttatgattttttatatcttaaatactttttttcttttaatccatacattttcttttaaaaaaactaaatttagaaaaaatatatgcataactaaaaatgaatattcccgtgcatcgcacgggtataaaTACTAGTTTTGAATAAGAGGATAGAATCTTAATTACGTATAGTAACCATTTTCATTATTctcacattttcttttcttttatttttatttttattttctcataATCGAAACAATTCAAAATCACTTCATtttccttttatatttttttagcttATATTTTCTTTCTCCCATTTTTACATCTACGTCCATTAAAGTAAAGTAAGGTGCAAAGCCCGTCCTCCCATGAAATAAAAAGGTTGTTGATAAAAAGAAGATTCAGAGTAATTAGGAAGTGAAAGAAAGAAATGCGGTAAATGACTGATATGATATAtgttgtaataaaaaaatattgagatAAGAGGAAAAAGTGAAATAACACTTGAAcctgaaaaattatgaaatatgAATTCAATAATGTTTTATTCACAAATCAAATACACTTACACCCATGTGatatagaaagaaaataaaaagaaacgaaaaaaaTGATAGATAATGTGAGTAATGTTATATTCAcactcctatttctctcgtatATCATTtgcacaaattaatttttctttctatatttttctacattttctatcacatcatatattatatcacttatttctcatatttctcttcattttttacACGGTGTAAGTGGAATAAGAGTATCGACAAAACATTATCCTTGtaataaaaatagaagaaagaGGGATgccaataaaactaatatataaCAAATAGAGTGTGGATGAAACTTACCGGTCACGTCTATGGTGTAACCCATAAAAGGGGGTGCACCGGTGTCCCCTACAcaaaaactttcaaaaaaaggGGGACATTATATGAATACTAATTTTAGACCatagatatattaattaaatatttcaaCGGTTTAGATTAAAGATGCAAATTTACTAAATTGCCCTgccattcattaaaaaaaaaatcctcttCTTtctagaggaagaagaaggagttGCATCTCCAGTTCATCTCCTCCATCTCTCTCTTGAATCTGCAAATTAGATCACCATCGTATCCTctctcaccaccaccatcaccagaTCTGCCATAACCGAACCACCACAACACAATCCTCAACCTCCCTTCCTTTGCCATGGATCAGATCTCTCTTCTCACCTCGATCTGGGTTCGTCGCTGTCATCATCAACGCTCAACGCTCCCAGAATCCTCAAACCTCGCTGATGGCTTGGACGGTGGATCCATATTTGGTGATGTTTTCCCAGTTGAGGGTTTCCCTGACATGGCCCTTCTCAAGGTCGAGGATCTGGAGGCCGGAGAAGTCGTCGGCACCAGCGGCGGCGAGGGAAGGGGAGATGGCAAGGAGGAAATCCACGACAATGGTTTTTGGTTGTTGGGTGCCTCTATTGTGTGTCTCGTTGGGAAGGAAGGAGGGAATTATTGAGTTGGTGTTTTCTGGTTTGGAGGGCTGGTGCTTCAAGTTCAGGGGCTGGTGAGAAAGAGATTGCAAGCAGAAGAATTATCTGGGTCACTTCAAGATAAGAATTTACGGTCCCATTTTTACATCTGCAACCTCTTTGAGTTTGCAAAAAATTGTAACTTGACCATTGATATTTAATGTATTGAGCATATGTTTTCACACCTGTTGTTTTGAAGGTTGATCTGGCAAGTTAGCAATGTTCAGATCTAAATCTACTGGGTTTGATTTTTATCAGACTTGATTTTCTGTCGGTGCCTTTGCTTCCAAGAACCTTCATGGGTCGGTGTCAGATCTTCATGGAGGAAggttcttctttttctctgttTACAAATTTTTTGATTTGTCCAAATGGTTCGAAGGTCTGGAAATGTTATTACTGAGGGTGTGGATCTGGGTAAAAATACAAACTTTGATGTTGGTGAAAGGAGATGGAAGCCAAACACAGAAATTTCGAATTTTGATTTGCAGCGGAGAAGTTGGTTTCCTGGGTAAAAAGAGAAgaagtgatgaagaagaagaagaagaaacgtaTCTGATTTTGGTTATGGAAAATCTTCCCCTGAAATCTCTCCAGAATAAGAGggtatatttgtttttttttttgtacagaGGGTATATTTGTAATCTCATATAAAAGATTTTGGGGGACACCGTGTCCCCATTTTTATGGGAGTTACCATAGCCTTCACGAAACTTACCTTCCCAcaaataaacaattttttttattggcaAATGTAAATTGTtagtaatattagtaaattaatcattCTTTATGGATTGAATCCATGAACCGTAATCCTTTATCTCACTGAATCCTACATCTCAAACTCGATCTTACCACTTGAATTAACTAGACCTTGCGGATCCAAAAACGGAGAGACCGTGTTTGTTATGAGTGCATGACGGAGTATACAATGACAAACAATAATTCATTAATCAGTGCTGTCATAAGACTGAAAAAAGGTAACCACTTTACACGTAAGGTTAAAGAAACGCCATAACATACCATGCGACCAGGACCCACGCCGATCAGTAATAAGTAGTACCCCTCCCCTTTAGCCAATGCTTGCATAGATACATACTCCATAGCTAGTTCCCATTCAACCATGGatagagaacaagaagaaaagcAGCTTCTCCACATAGTGATGTTCCCATGGCTAGCCTTCGGACACATCATCCCATACCTTGAACTAGCCAAACTCATAGCTCAAAAGGGTCATAAAATCAGCTTCATATCCACCCCAAGAAACACACAACGCCTCccaaaactcccaccaaacTTAGCCCCTCTCATCAAATTCGTGAACTTGCCACTTCCAAAGCTCAAAAACCTCCCTGAAAACGCAGAGGCCACCACCGACGTCCCATACGACGTCGTACCGCTTCTGAAGAAGGCCTACGACGCTCTCCAACAACCCTTGACAATTTTTCTAGAATCTTCCAACGCTGATTGGATCTTGTACGATTTTGCACCCTTCTGGGTGCCTTCTGTGGCTTCCAAATTTGGAATCAGGAGTGTGTTGTTCAGCATTTTTACTCCGCCGTTTATGGCATTCATGGGACCTCCTGCTTTTCTCATGCGTGTTGAAGAGCCGGTGAGGAAAGTAGCTGAAGACTTCACGGTTGCTCCGCCGTGGATTCATTTTCCGACCACCGTCGCGTTCCGCTATTTTGAAGTCATGAGGAACTCGAGCTGCGCTGCTGACAATGACTCTGGCGCGACGGATATATACCGGATAGGGGCTAGTGTACAGAACTGCGATTTCGTGGCGATTCGAGGCTGCACTGAATTTGAAAATGAATGGTTTCAGGTATGAGAGATATAAATATATTCGTCAaacttagtttttttattaaattaattgtgtgtgtgtgtttggataatTGGTTAACAAAATTGACtataaatagattttttttgtaaaagaGTTAAAGCGTAAGCTAATTAAGATTTACTAAAATGACGAATAatgttatcttcacacctcaaaaatgatGTGTgtagaggtggaggaagagagataagaagaaaggagagagaaagtaaagatgtgataggtgatttgattgatagaaaaaagagaaatagattgaaatgaaagtggaaaagaagtagagaggtgtgtatatatcataacccCTAAAATGACCTTAGATAAAATTTGAGTTAAATCATTATTCTTAAATGAAGCAATGTTATTTAAgatgagtgaaaaaaaaaatcaaatttctaTCACTATTTTTATATAAACATTCGGTACCCGATCACCCTTTAAATGTTAGCCACATTGGGCATTTAGATTTAACAAACTTTATCTAAGATGATTTTTGACAAGTTTTTGCTGTGGCAAAAATGTAAAATGGGTTAAAATTAATTCTTCTGTCCTCGTACTAGTTGCAATTGATCTTAGCTAAATAAACCTGATTATACAGTTTCAAGTATGCTccaattatttttgttttgaaacaGGTGCTCGAGAACATTTACAAGAAGCCAGTTCTCCCTGTTGGCCAACTCCCAAGCACGGAGCATAATGAATGGAACAACGACGACAATGAATGCGAATGGATAAAGGATTGGTTAGACAAGCAGGTACGCGGCACAGTGGTGTACGTGGCATTCGGAAGCGAAGCGAAACCGAGCCAAGACGAGCTCACAGAGATAGCTATGGGCTTGGAGAAGTCGAAGCTTCCGTTTTTCTGGGCCCTGAGGCTTCAACGCGGGCCTGCA
This window harbors:
- the LOC130709950 gene encoding LOW QUALITY PROTEIN: UDP-glycosyltransferase 91A1-like (The sequence of the model RefSeq protein was modified relative to this genomic sequence to represent the inferred CDS: inserted 1 base in 1 codon); the protein is MDREQEEKQLLHIVMFPWLAFGHIIPYLELAKLIAQKGHKISFISTPRNTQRLPKLPPNLAPLIKFVNLPLPKLKNLPENAEATTDVPYDVVPLLKKAYDALQQPLTIFLESSNADWILYDFAPFWVPSVASKFGIRSVLFSIFTPPFMAFMGPPAFLMRVEEPVRKVAEDFTVAPPWIHFPTTVAFRYFEVMRNSSCAADNDSGATDIYRIGASVQNCDFVAIRGCTEFENEWFQVLENIYKKPVLPVGQLPSTEHNEWNNDDNECEWIKDWLDKQVRGTVVYVAFGSEAKPSQDELTEIAMGLEKSKLPFFWALRLQRGPADPEVLRLPDGFEERSEXRGVVCTTWAPQVKILGHEAVGGFLTHSGWTSVVEAVQNEKPLVLLTFLVDQGINARVLEEKKMGYSVPRDDRDGSFTSDSMADSLRLVMVAEEGRVYRENISEMKDLFVNRDKQEKYIENLLNYLKRLPKT